One genomic segment of Streptomyces sp. RerS4 includes these proteins:
- a CDS encoding alkaline phosphatase D family protein, giving the protein MASGDPLPDGIVLWTRLVADPYDAPSMGTTPVQVEWEIAADPQFRQVVRRAVAVADPAFAHSVHVDVRGLAPARDYWYRFRTGRHLSPVGRTRTAPSPRSRPGALRLGVVNCQDWQNGYWPAYTALAEEDLDAVLHLGDYIYEWDPNSTYPDRLHTTPATPGLNQLVSLADYRARHAQYKTDPSLQAAHAAFPWIVTWDDHDVENNYADLLDENDDVGARRQDPATFALQRAAAYQAYYEHLPLRQRLDPGSPDYRIYRRFDFGDLVRLNVLDTRQYRTDQPGGFPRDFGPPAAGTQNTAGTLTGDVQERWLRRGLADSRALWNVITQQVMMSQIRFPNFLDPTRPLPPIANLDQWDGYDPARRRLLQFLRDARVANPIVLAGDIHSSWFSDLRIERDDLNSAPVAVEFTATSVSSDFPIEFDAPLKAFNPVFNRHVRYYDGSLRGYLRLNIDREQWITDARTVASIAVRQSPVITSASWAVAAGEPGLQPT; this is encoded by the coding sequence GTGGCCAGCGGTGATCCGCTGCCTGATGGGATCGTCCTGTGGACGCGGCTGGTGGCCGATCCCTACGACGCCCCCTCCATGGGGACCACCCCGGTGCAGGTGGAATGGGAGATCGCTGCCGATCCGCAATTCCGCCAGGTCGTCCGCCGCGCTGTCGCGGTCGCCGACCCCGCATTCGCCCACAGCGTCCACGTCGATGTACGAGGCCTGGCCCCGGCCCGTGACTACTGGTACCGCTTCCGGACGGGCAGACACCTCAGCCCGGTCGGCCGGACGCGCACCGCCCCGTCGCCGCGTTCCCGTCCCGGCGCCCTCCGGCTCGGCGTGGTCAACTGCCAGGACTGGCAGAACGGTTACTGGCCCGCGTACACCGCGCTCGCCGAGGAGGACCTCGACGCGGTGCTGCACCTGGGCGACTACATCTACGAGTGGGACCCCAACAGCACCTATCCCGACCGGCTGCACACGACCCCCGCGACCCCCGGCCTCAATCAGCTGGTCTCCCTCGCCGACTACCGGGCCAGGCACGCCCAGTACAAGACGGACCCGTCCCTGCAGGCCGCCCACGCCGCCTTCCCATGGATCGTCACCTGGGACGACCACGACGTGGAGAACAACTACGCCGATCTCCTGGACGAGAACGATGACGTCGGCGCCCGTAGGCAGGACCCCGCCACCTTCGCGCTTCAGCGCGCCGCCGCCTACCAGGCCTACTACGAGCACCTGCCGCTCCGGCAGCGCCTCGATCCCGGCTCCCCGGACTACCGGATCTACCGCCGTTTCGACTTCGGTGACCTGGTTCGGCTGAACGTGCTGGACACCCGCCAGTACCGCACGGACCAGCCGGGGGGATTCCCCCGCGACTTCGGCCCCCCGGCAGCGGGCACCCAGAACACTGCCGGCACACTCACCGGCGATGTCCAGGAGAGGTGGCTCAGGCGCGGACTGGCCGACTCCCGTGCCCTGTGGAACGTCATCACCCAGCAGGTGATGATGAGCCAGATCCGCTTCCCCAACTTCCTCGACCCGACCCGACCGCTGCCTCCCATCGCCAACCTCGACCAGTGGGACGGCTACGACCCCGCCCGCCGCCGGCTGCTGCAATTCCTGCGCGACGCGAGGGTGGCGAACCCGATCGTGCTCGCGGGCGACATCCACTCTTCCTGGTTCAGCGATCTGCGGATCGAACGCGACGACCTGAACAGCGCACCGGTCGCCGTCGAATTCACGGCAACCAGCGTCAGCTCCGACTTTCCCATCGAATTCGACGCACCGCTCAAGGCTTTCAACCCGGTCTTCAATCGGCATGTCCGCTATTACGACGGCTCCCTGCGCGGCTATCTGCGGCTGAACATCGACCGGGAGCAGTGGATCACCGACGCCCGGACCGTCGCCAGCATCGCGGTCCGTCAGTCGCCCGTGATCACCTCTGCCTCCTGGGCCGTCGCCGCCGGTGAACCGGGCCTCCAACCGACCTGA
- a CDS encoding barstar family protein, producing the protein MTKPTLTEHRSPWVVFTSPADPWLASETAALVQRNGLVLRLDGREMRDPASVFRTFARELSFLGYFGHNWDALVDCLHDWHGPGHGDQDVAILIEHADDLLKSDFLGLFVSVLAQAAWNSNLRLDGDGELDEWRQRMAQHFVFLLDHTAPVAFTEKAARGMDVAVELADGRLLATLTDVDWPGGDPASAPWTAGPLSFADKEILSGMTIKAIKLFRDHLGCSIHEALDVLQSRSEHLRCEHSNG; encoded by the coding sequence ATGACCAAGCCCACTCTGACGGAACACCGCTCCCCATGGGTCGTGTTCACCTCCCCGGCCGACCCATGGCTGGCGTCGGAAACGGCCGCGCTCGTGCAGCGAAACGGTCTGGTCCTGCGGCTGGACGGCCGGGAAATGCGGGATCCGGCGTCCGTCTTCCGCACGTTCGCCCGGGAGCTGTCGTTCCTCGGCTACTTCGGCCACAACTGGGACGCGCTCGTGGACTGCCTCCACGACTGGCACGGTCCCGGCCACGGGGACCAGGACGTCGCGATTCTGATCGAGCACGCGGACGACCTGCTGAAGTCGGACTTCCTCGGGCTGTTCGTATCGGTTCTCGCCCAGGCAGCCTGGAACTCCAACCTGCGCCTGGACGGCGACGGCGAGCTCGATGAGTGGCGGCAGCGTATGGCCCAGCACTTCGTCTTCCTCCTGGACCACACCGCACCCGTTGCCTTCACGGAGAAGGCGGCCCGCGGCATGGACGTGGCGGTGGAGCTCGCGGACGGCCGCCTGCTCGCCACCCTGACCGACGTCGACTGGCCCGGTGGAGATCCCGCGTCCGCCCCCTGGACGGCCGGCCCGCTCTCCTTCGCAGACAAAGAGATCCTCAGCGGCATGACCATCAAGGCCATCAAGCTGTTCCGAGACCACCTCGGCTGCTCGATCCACGAGGCCCTGGACGTCCTCCAGTCCCGCTCTGAGCACCTGCGCTGCGAACATTCGAACGGCTGA
- a CDS encoding transposase family protein, whose product MAAVHRELVAEARAAGDREPVPSLATLQRAVARDLSAGERAGLRGGEAARPRYDVYGKRPPVHRNACWEGDHKRVPVRVSLDCIAVCPWVTWFIDVATKAIVGVAVTPHQPARDAVLAALRTGISRTEPYGPFGGLPGVVRVDRGKEFLCRTVERALGAFAVPVDDLPAYKPYRKGTIEALNGAVEEMLLVSLPGYTHVLAPLRCATRIRWRICSRTRTS is encoded by the coding sequence GTGGCCGCGGTGCACCGTGAATTGGTTGCTGAGGCCCGGGCGGCCGGGGACCGGGAGCCGGTGCCGTCGTTGGCGACGTTGCAGCGTGCGGTGGCGCGTGATCTGTCGGCGGGGGAGCGGGCTGGTCTGCGTGGGGGTGAGGCGGCGCGGCCCCGGTATGACGTGTACGGCAAGCGCCCGCCTGTGCACCGGAATGCGTGTTGGGAGGGTGATCACAAGCGGGTTCCGGTCCGCGTCAGCCTCGACTGCATCGCGGTGTGTCCGTGGGTGACGTGGTTCATCGATGTCGCGACGAAGGCGATCGTCGGGGTGGCGGTTACCCCGCATCAGCCGGCCCGGGACGCGGTCCTGGCCGCGCTGCGCACGGGGATCAGTCGCACCGAGCCGTACGGCCCGTTCGGTGGTCTGCCCGGGGTGGTGCGGGTGGACCGGGGCAAGGAGTTCTTGTGCCGGACGGTGGAGCGTGCTCTGGGCGCTTTCGCGGTCCCGGTGGATGATCTGCCTGCGTACAAGCCCTACCGGAAGGGCACCATCGAGGCCCTCAACGGTGCGGTGGAGGAGATGCTGCTGGTCTCGCTGCCGGGCTATACGCACGTGCTCGCCCCGCTGAGGTGTGCCACCCGGATCCGGTGGAGGATCTGCTCTCGTACCCGGACTTCGTGA